Proteins from a single region of Theobroma cacao cultivar B97-61/B2 chromosome 10, Criollo_cocoa_genome_V2, whole genome shotgun sequence:
- the LOC18585739 gene encoding putative disease resistance protein At3g14460, producing the protein MPAHMGKLKDLHKLTTFVVGKHSGSSISELGELQHLHGTLSILNLQNVGCSGDALKADLKGKKKLQGLVLSWGDEIEDYSKDMFVVPLFMEREVEVPKCVPHEDLDHQRNVLEQLQPSPDLEHLKIFYYGGTQFPEWVGDHSFSKIVSLELGNCEHCLSLPALGHLRSLKNLSLRGFPRVTAVGSEFYGNGSSMKSFDSLEILRFENMPEWKKWLCLGDENGTFCSLQELYIIDCPKLKGDLPKTLPLLRKFRIENCETLGSALSRAPDMHELKLVNCDKMQLQALPTELQNLAVENCSVQDSSLELMLQHCTRLEGLSIGSCASLKSLPEGRLPVSLKRLMINNCGEFDFSRILLCTSLQNLNVLNALDSLESFSLGSFPNLNSLNFSLCTNIKSFSALEGPHQHLPSLHSINIFDCPNFVSFPKGGLSAPNLTMLYLFNCKNLKSLPEQMHSLLPSLDYLSVANCSEIESFPEGGLPFNLQFLDISCCNKLIAGRMGWGLHKLRCLTYFKMSGGDMEFFPDEQLLPSTITNLHISWLPNLKTLDYKGLQHLTSIQELDINFCPKLQSMPPEGLPVSLSSISISDCPLLTKRCQKEKGKDWAKISHIPSITIDGQVIIA; encoded by the coding sequence ATGCCAGCACATATGGGCAAACTAAAAGATTTGCACAAGTTAACTACATTTGTTGTAGGCAAACACAGTGGGTCCAGCATCAGTGAGTTAGGGGAGCTCCAACATCTTCACGGAACCCTTTCCATTTTGAATTTGCAAAATGTTGGTTGTTCTGGAGATGCTTTGAAGGCCGATTTGAAGGGTAAGAAGAAACTGCAGGGGTTAGTGTTGAGTTGGggagatgaaattgaagatTATTCTAAGGATATGTTTGTTGTGCCTTTGTTCATGGAAAGAGAGGTAGAAGTACCTAAGTGTGTGCCTCATGAAGACTTGGATCATCAAAGAAATGTACTTGAGCAACTACAGCCTTCTCCAGATCTGGAACAcctcaaaattttctattatgGGGGTACACAATTTCCAGAATGGGTGGGAGATCattccttttcaaaaattgtatCCTTGGAATTGGGCAATTGTGAGCATTGCTTGTCCTTGCCAGCACTTGGACATCTACGGTCTTTGAAGAACCTGTCTCTCAGAGGATTTCCTCGAGTAACTGCAGTAGGTTCTGAGTTCTATGGGAATGGTTCTAGTATGAAGTCCTTTGACTCACTTGAAATACTGAGGTTCGAGAACATGCCGGAGTGGAAAAAATGGTTGTGTTTGGGAGATGAAAATGGAACTTTCTGTAGTCTGCAAGAACTGTACATAATAGATTGTCCCAAGCTGAAGGGAGATCTGCCTAAAACACTTCCTCTTCTAAGGAAATTTAGGATTGAAAATTGTGAGACGCTTGGTAGTGCTCTCTCGAGGGCGCCTGACATGCATGAACTGAAATTAGTGAATTGTGATAAAATGCAGCTGCAGGCACTACCAACAGAGCTGCAAAATTTAGCAGTTGAAAATTGCAGTGTCCAAGATTCCTCACTGGAGCTGATGCTGCAGCACTGCACTCGTCTTGAAGGATTGTCTATTGGAAGTTGTGCTTCTCTTAAGTCCCTTCCTGAAGGTCGTCTACCTGTTTCCTTGAAGAGATTGATGATTAATAACTGCGGtgagtttgatttttctaGAATCCTCTTGTGCACATCTCTACAAAATTTGAACGTGTTGAATGCCCTTGATTCACTAGAATCATTCTCATTAGGCTCTTTTCCTAACCTAAATAGCTTGAACTTCTCGCTTTGTACAAACATCAAGTCGTTTTCTGCATTAGAGGGACCTCACCAGCATCTCCCATCTCTCCATTCTATAAATATATTCGACTGTCCtaattttgtatcttttcCCAAAGGAGGATTATCTGCCCCTAATTTGACAATGCTTTATCTCTTCAATTGCAAAAATTTAAAGTCACTCCCCGAGCAAATGCACTCCCTTCTCCCATCCCTCGACTATTTGTCTGTAGCGAATTGTTCAGAGATTGAGTCATTTCCAGAAGGGGGCTTGCCATTCAACTTACAATTTCTTGATATTAGTTGTTGTAATAAACTTATTGCTGGTCGAATGGGATGGGGATTGCACAAACTCCGCTGTCTTACATATTTCAAAATGAGTGGAGGAGATATGGAGTTCTTTCCGGATGAGCAGCTGCTGCCATCCACTATTACCAATCTTCACATTTCGTGGCTTCCAAATCTCAAGACTTTGGACTACAAAGGGCTTCAACACCTTACCTCTATTCAGGAATTGGACATCAATTTTTGCCCAAAGCTCCAATCCATGCCACCAGAGGGGCTCCCTGTCTCCCTTTCTTCTATATCCATTTCCGACTGTCCATTGCTGACAAAACGTTGCCAAAAGGAGAAGGGTAAAGATTGGGCCAAGATTTCCCACATCCCATCGATAACAATTGATGGTCAAGTCATCATCGCCTAA
- the LOC108663577 gene encoding uncharacterized protein LOC108663577: MTVEEYTMEFEQLHMKCDVHEPKEQTVARYLGGLNVEITDVVQLQPYWNLNDVIRLALKVEKQQLRKSSMSSSRQKDSTSNRGRQSSATIPPPKVNSSKTLNHKETTSTRAPNVNKKCFKCQGFGHITSDCPNRRIISLVEEEVMEEPSLEEVDDELEIFNNEEIEEVSADHGKALVVRRNLNTAMMTEDESWLRHNIFHTRCTSQGKVCNVIIDSGSCENVIANYMVEKLKLPTEVHPHPYKLQWLRKGNEVKVTKCCCVQFFIGSKYEDEVWCDVIPMDACHLLLGRPWQYDRRAHYDGYKNTYSFIKDGVKIMLTPLKPEDRPKRQDEDKALITVPSLSKAYCELNHLCLLLVSKENKVSSSLSNDGQTKLINQSSGNLSRSFVDNHAVNKTTVKYDFPIPRLDDMFIGSKVFLKMDLKKRDQQIRIRLGDEWKTTFKTMDEFDQMVGMDYDNIWIQTSTWSMSRPTRQSRVFLTRGE, encoded by the coding sequence ATGACGGTGGAAGAATATACAATGGAGTTCGAGCAACTTCACATGAAGTGCGATGTCCATGAGCCTAAAGAACAAACTGTAGCTCGTTATCTTGGGGGTCTTAATGTTGAAATTACAGATGTTGTTCAACTACAACCATATTGGAACCTAAATGATGTCATCAGATTAGCATTAAAGGTTGAGAAACAACAATTACGAAAAAGCTCAATGAGTTCATCTAGACAGAAAGATTCCACTTCAAACCGTGGGAGACAGAGTTCGGCAACCATTCCACCTCCAAAGGTAAACTCTTCCAAAACTCTAAATCATAAAGAGACTACTTCTACTCGTGCTCCTAATGTCAACAAAAAGTGTTTCAAATGCCAAGGATTTGGGCATATTACTTCTGATTGTCCAAATCGAAGAATTATCTCTTTAGTTGAAGAAGAAGTCATGGAAGAACCTAGCCTTGAAGAAGTAGATGATGAGctagaaatattcaataacGAAGAGATAGAAGAAGTCTCTGCTGACCATGGAAAAGCTCTGGTTGTACGTCGTAACCTTAACACTGCTATGATGACAGAAGATGAAAGTTGGCTCCGTCATAATATATTCCATACAAGGTGCACATCCCAAGGGAAGGTTTGTAATGTCATTATTGATAGTGGAAGCTGTGAAAATGTTATTGCCAACTACATGGTAGAAAAGTTGAAACTTCCAACCGAAGTACATCCTCATCCTTACAAGCTACAATGGCTGAGAAAAGGAAACGAAGTTAAGGTAACAAAGTGCTGTTGTGTTCAATTCTTTATTGGAAGTAAGTATGAAGATGAAGTCTGGTGTGATGTTATCCCAATGGACGCATGCCACTTGTTGTTAGGACGGCCATGGCAATATGATCGTCGAGCTCACTATGATGGATACAAGAATACTTATTCCTTCATCAAGGATGGAGTAAAAATTATGCTGACTCCATTAAAGCCAGAAGACcgaccaaagagacaagatgaagataaagCACTCATCACTGTGCCTAGCTTAAGCAAAGCTTATTGTGAGTTAAACCATTTATGTCTCTTATTAGTCTCTAAGGAGAATAAAGTGTCTTCATCCTTATCCAATGATGGTCAAACAAAATTGATCAACCAAAGTTCGGGAAACTTATCGAGAAGCTTTGTGGACAATCATGCCGTTAACAAGACTACAGTTAAGTATGATTTTCCTATCCCTCGATTAGATGACATGTTCATTGGCTCTAAAGTGTTTTTGAAGATGGATTTGAAGAAAAGAGATCAACAAATTCGAATACGACTTGGAGATGAATGGAAAACAACTTTCAAAACAATGGATGAATTTGATCAAATGGTTGGTATGGACTATGACAATATATGGATCCAGACATCAACATGGAGTATGTCCAGACCTACTCGTCAGAGCCGAGTTTTTCTGACCCGAGGAGAATGA
- the LOC18585740 gene encoding putative disease resistance RPP13-like protein 1 — protein MAAELVGGAFLSTFLEVLFDKMASREVFNFFNSRELNDELLDKLKRALLSIKAVLIDAEEKQMKNRAVQKWLDELKDAVYGAEDLLDEIESLSFSRKLKEEPQTSCASLVRNCFSFPNPFTKRKGPKVEEILNRLEHLAKQTAILGLRNDVREKPSPKLPTTSLVDESDVYGRNDDREAITKMLLSDDASCHELGVITIVGMGGLGKTTLAQLVYNDSRVREWFELKVWVCVTEEFDVCRITRSIIEGLTSTPCDIKDLNLLQIQLSERLKGKKFLLVLDDVWNKKYVDWEALKRPLKSAAEGSKIIVTTRDDGVASIMRTTTSNYNLKQLLEKDCWSLFTKHVCGGSGNATIRPDLEAMGREIVKKCKGLPLAIKTLGGLLRMKVDAKEWEYISKSDIWEFSDDESDILPALRLSYHYLPSYLKPCFAFCSLFPKDYEFKKEELVLLWMGEGLLDYAKGNGKMLEEVGDDCFDELASRSFFQRSSGYSGTRFVMHDLINDLAEFVSGKFFARLEDDGSCEINEKTRHFSYLVKASETSKRLEALQRAKHLRTFLPVNRYSWGQSFGFVSDTITHDLLPTLGCLKVLSLSRYGNIHMLPNSIDNLKLLRYLDLSYTPIKELPESVSDLFHLQILILLKCQQLVELPNKLGRLINLQHLDLRGTKLKEMPAHMGKLKNLHKLTTFVVGKHSGSSISELGELQHLRGTLSILNLQNVGFSGDALKADLKGKKKLQELVLSWSDEKADVPNFVPQRDLEHERNVLEQLQPSPDLEHLKVFGYGGTQFPEWVGDHSFSRIACLELSNCEHCLSLPALGHLRSLKNLSIRGFARVSAVGSEFYGNGSSMKSFESLEILRFEKMPEWQEWLCLGDENGTFSSLQELYIIDCPKLKGDLPKTLPLLRKFRIENCEMLGSSLSRAPDMRELELVNCDKMQLQELPTELQNLTIKNCSVQDSTLELMRQHCSRLEGLSIGSCAALKSLPEGRLPVSLKKLEIENCGEFDFSRILLYTSLEELNVWNALDSLESFPLGSFPNLNTLNFVHCTNIKSFSALEEPHQHLASLHSINMFDCPNFVSFPKGGLSAPNLTMLYLFNCKNLKSLPEQMHSLLPSLHYLIVANCSEIESFPEGGLPFNLEYLEIDNCNKLIAGRMGWGLHKLRCLTYFKMNGGDMEFFPDEQLLPPTITNLHIYGLPNLKTLDYKGLQHLTSIRRLEVANCAKLQSMPPEGLPVCLSSLSIRLCPLLTERCQKEKGKDWAKISHIPSIKIDGEVIIA, from the coding sequence ATGGCTGCAGAATTGGTAGGAGGAGCATTTCTGTCTACTTTCCTTGAGGTGTTGTTTGACAAAATGGCATCTCGTGAGGTTTTCAACTTCTTCAACAGCAGAGAACTCAACGATGAACTGCTGGACAAACTGAAGAGAGCCCTGCTGTCGATTAAGGCAGTGCTGATTGATGCAGAGGAAAAGCAGATGAAAAATCGGGCTGTGCAAAAGTGGCTCGATGAGCTTAAAGATGCTGTCTATGGTGCAGAGGACCTACTGGACGAAATTGAATCGCTCTCTTTCTCGCGCAAGCTGAAAGAAGAACCTCAAACCAGCTGTGCATCTCTGGTACGAAACTGTTTCTCTTTTCCTAATCCATTTACTAAGAGGAAGGGCCCAAAGGTGGAAGAGATCCTTAACAGACTAGAACACCTTGCCAAACAAACTGCTATCCTTGGCCTAAGAAATGATGTCAGGGAAAAACCATCACCAAAATTACCAACAACCTCTTTGGTTGATGAATCTGATGTGTATGGTAGGAATGATGACAGAGAAGCTATAACTAAAATGCTGCTTTCAGATGATGCAAGTTGCCATGAGTTAGGAGTGATTACTATCGTAGGCATGGGTGGGCTTGGAAAGACTACTCTTGCTCAGCTTGTCTACAATGATAGCAGAGTGAGAGAGTGGTTTGAGCTCAAAGTATGGGTCTGTGTCACAGAAGAATTTGATGTGTGCAGGATAACGAGAAGCATCATAGAAGGGCTCACTTCCACTCCTTGTGATATAAAGGACCTGAATCTGCttcaaattcaattaagtGAGAGACTTAAGGGAAAGaaatttcttcttgttttagATGACGTTTGGAACAAGAAATATGTTGATTGGGAAGCACTAAAACGCCCTCTTAAGTCTGCAGCAGAAGGTAGTAAGATCATCGTGACAACTCGTGACGATGGTGTTGCATCTATTATGAGAACAACAACATCAAATTATAATCTAAAGCAGTTATTGGAGAAAGATTGCTGGTCCTTATTCACCAAGCATGTTTGCGGCGGCAGCGGAAATGCTACCATTCGTCCTGACTTAGAAGCCATGGGTAGAGAGATTGTGAAAAAGTGCAAAGGCTTACCTTTAGCCATAAAAACCCTTGGGGGTCTGTTACGCATGAAAGTTGATGCCAAGGAATGGGAATATATATCGAAGAGTGATATTTGGGAATTTTCAGATGATGAAAGTGATATTCTTCCAGCGCTAAGGTTGAGTTATCACTATCTTCCTTCGTATCTAAAACCATGCTTTGCATTCTGTTCGCTTTTCCCCAAGGATTATGAATTTAAGAAGGAAGAATTAGTTCTATTGTGGATGGGAGAAGGCTTATTAGACTACGCCAAAGGAAATGGTAAGATGTTGGAAGAAGTAGGTGACGACTGCTTTGACGAGCTTGCATCAAGGTCATTTTTTCAACGGTCAAGTGGTTATTCAGGAACAAGGTTTGTTATGCATGATCTAATAAATGACTTGGCTGAATTTGTGTCAGGGAAATTCTTTGCAAGGTTAGAGGATGATGGCTCTTGTGAAATTAATGAAAAGACTCGTCATTTCTCTTATCTGGTGAAAGCATCTGAAACTTCTAAAAGATTGGAGGCCTTGCAAAGAGCCAAGCATTTGCGCACTTTTTTGCCTGTAAATAGATATTCATGGGGTCAGTCGTTCGGGTTTGTTAGTGACACTATAACACATGATTTGCTGCCTACTTTAGGGTGTTTAAAAGTGCTATCTTTATCCCGTTATGGGAATATCCACATGTTGCCGAATTCCATTGACAATTTGAAGCTACTACGGTATCTTGATCTCTCTTATACTCCTATCAAAGAATTGCCTGAATCAGTGAGTGATCTGTTTCATTTGCAAATTCTAATACTATTGAAATGCCAACAACTTGTTGAGTTGCCTAACAAGTTGGGAAGGTTAATCAATTTGCAGCATCTTGATCTTAGAGGCACAAAGTTGAAAGAGATGCCAGCACATATGGGTAAACTAAAAAATTTGCACAAGTTGACTACTTTTGTTGTAGGCAAACACAGTGGGTCCAGCATCAGCGAGTTAGGGGAGCTCCAACATCTTCGTGGAACTCTTTCCATTTTGAATTTACAAAATGTTGGTTTTTCTGGAGATGCTTTGAAGGCCGATTTGAAGGGTAAAAAGAAACTGCAAGAATTAGTGTTGAGTTGGAGCGATGAAAAGGCAGATGTACCCAACTTTGTGCCTCAGAGAGATTTAGAACATGAAAGAAATGTACTTGAGCAGCTACAGCCTTCTCCAGATCTGGAACACCTCAAAGTTTTCGGTTATGGAGGTACACAATTTCCAGAATGGGTGGGAGATCATTCCTTTTCAAGAATCGCATGCTTGGAGTTAAGCAATTGTGAGCATTGCTTGTCCTTGCCAGCACTTGGACATCTACGGTCTTTGAAGAACCTGTCTATCAGAGGATTTGCTCGAGTAAGTGCTGTAGGTTCTGAGTTCTATGGGAATGGTTCTAGTATGAAGTCCtttgaatcacttgaaatactGAGGTTTGAGAAGATGCCGGAGTGGCAAGAATGGTTGTGTTTGGGAGATGAAAATGGAACTTTCTCTAGTCTCCAAGAACTATACATAATAGATTGTCCCAAGCTGAAGGGAGATCTGCCTAAAACACTTCCTCTTCTAAGGAAATTTAGGATTGAAAATTGTGAGATGCTTGGTAGTTCTCTCTCGAGGGCTCCTGACATGCGTGAACTGGAATTAGTGAATTGTGATAAAATGCAGCTGCAGGAACTACCAACAGAGCTGCaaaatttaacaattaaaaattgcAGTGTCCAAGATTCCACACTGGAGCTGATGCGGCAGCACTGCTCTCGTCTTGAAGGATTGTCTATTGGAAGTTGTGCTGCTCTTAAGTCCCTTCCTGAAGGTCGTCTACCTGTTTCCTTAAAGAAGTTGGAGATTGAAAACTGCGGtgagtttgatttttctaGAATCCTCTTGTACACATCTCTAGAAGAATTGAACGTGTGGAATGCCCTTGATTCACTAGAATCATTCCCATTAGGCTCTTTTCCTAACCTAAATACCTTGAACTTCGTGCATTGTACAAACATCAAGTCGTTTTCTGCATTAGAGGAACCTCACCAGCATCTCGCATCTCTCCATTCTATAAATATGTTCGACTGTCCTAATTTTGTATCGTTTCCCAAAGGAGGATTATCTGCCCCTAATTTGACAATGCTTTATCTCTTCAATTGCAAAAATTTAAAGTCACTCCCCGAGCAAATGCACTCCCTTCTCCCATCCCTCCACTATTTGATTGTAGCGAATTGTTCAGAGATTGAGTCATTTCCAGAAGGGGGCTTGCCATTCAACTTAgaatatcttgaaattgatAATTGTAATAAACTTATTGCTGGTCGAATGGGATGGGGATTGCACAAACTCCGCTGTCTCACATATTTCAAAATGAATGGAGGAGATATGGAGTTCTTTCCAGATGAGCAGCTGCTGCCACCTACTATTACCAATCTTCACATTTATGGTCTTCCAAATCTCAAAACTTTGGACTACAAAGGTCTTCAACACCTTACCTCTATTCGGCGATTGGAAGTCGCTAACTGCGCAAAGCTCCAATCCATGCCACCAGAGGGGCTCCCTGTCTGCCTTTCTTCTCTAAGCATTCGCTTGTGTCCATTGCTGACAGAACGTTGCCAAAAGGAGAAAGGTAAAGATTGGGCCAAGATTTCCCACATCCCATCGATAAAAATTGATGGTGAAGTCATTATCGCCTAA
- the LOC18585741 gene encoding uncharacterized protein LOC18585741, whose protein sequence is MASVSITSTISSFSPSFVLCPPIARTSSRPLHVPTPPGVAFSGRLYHHRKPRGLAVVTRAGPNTSSYVFAVVFPLSLLAVTIFTSIKIADKLDKDFLEDLTINQAIREGDEDDGGDDDDDGEISLEEIVQEPVLPRTRNRPKREV, encoded by the exons ATGGCGAGTGTCTCCATCACCAGCACCATCAGCTCATTCTCACCCTCGTTCGTTCTCTGTCCCCCAATCGCACGTACATCCTCCAGGCCTTTGCACGTGCCAACTCCGCCGGGTGTTGCGTTCTCCGGCCGCCTATATCATCACCGTAAACCGAGAGGGTTGGCGGTGGTGACGCGTGCGGGTCCCAACACCAGTAGCTACGTGTTTGCGGTGGTGTTCCCGCTGTCTCTCCTGGCGGTTACCATCTTCACTTCTATCAAGATTGCTGATAAGCTTGACAAAGACTTCCTCGAAGAT CTTACCATTAATCAAGCAATAAGAGAAGGAGATGAAGACGATGGTGGTGATGATGACGACGATGGTGAAATTTCTTTGGAGGAAATAGTGCAAGAACCCGTGCTTCCACGTACTCGAAACCGACCCAAGAGGGAAGTGTAG
- the LOC18585742 gene encoding beta-xylosidase/alpha-L-arabinofuranosidase 1 yields MNMSAIGYCDKSLPYEVRAKDLVDRLTLAEKVQQMGNNASSIPRLGLPAYNWWSEALHGVSNVGPGTFFTEIVPGATSFPTVIHTTAAFNQSLWNAIGKVVSTEARAMYNLGQGGLTYWSPNINPVRDPRWGRITETSGEDPFVVGVYGANYVRGLQDVEGQEHTADPGSRPLKVSACCKHYAAYDVDNWYEFDRLKFDAQVTEQDMVETFLRPFEMCVKDGDVSSVMCSYNQVNKVPTCADPILLKQTLREEWKLNGYIVSDCDSVEVIHKEQRWLDDTPEEAVAQTLKAGLDLDCGVTYPNALENSVKQGKANEAEIDTSLKYLYVVLMRLGFFDGSPSFTSLGKDDVCTQDHIELAAEAAREGIVLLNNVDATLPLNPDAFKTLAIIGPLANATKQMLGNYEGLPCQYVSPLSGFSAFGQVIYEQGCPNVKCPNDTLILQATEAAKQADATILVVGTDRTIEEESRDRYDLLLPGLQKDLINQVANASKGPVILVVMSAGGVDISFAKDNNRIKGILWVGHPGQEGGRAIADVVFGKYNPGGRLPLTWYTADYVSKLPMTSMPLRPVEEKGYPGRTYKFFNGSVVYPFAYGLSYTTFNYKVTTPTNVSIPIKLNKNQQCRELELTDTSVEQPCPSVVVNDLTCEDKIAFEVEVQNTGDKDGNEVVIVYSKPAEGIVGTPFKQVVGFERVFVAAKQSQKVKFELNACKSLNIVDSSGYRILPSGLHKIALGTSSEQIEVDVSFAR; encoded by the exons ATGAACATGTCTGCCATTGGATATTGCGACAAAAGCCTTCCATATGAAGTTAGAGCGAAAGACTTGGTGGATAGATTGACATTAGCAGAGAAGGTGCAACAGATGGGAAATAACGCTTCTAGTATACCAAGATTGGGGTTGCCTGCCTATAATTGGTGGTCTGAAGCTTTGCATGGTGTCTCAAATGTTGGCCCTGGCACATTCTTCACTGAGATCGTTCCTGGTGCAACAAGCTTTCCCACCGTTATCCACACAACAGCAGCCTTTAACCAGTCGCTTTGGAATGCCATTGGAAAG GTTGTTTCAACAGAAGCAAGGGCAATGTACAATCTGGGGCAAGGTGGATTAACCTATTGGAGTCCAAACATAAATCCCGTAAGGGACCCTAGATGGGGAAGAATCACCGAGACGTCAGGAGAAGATCCTTTCGTGGTCGGTGTGTATGGCGCTAATTATGTAAGAGGTTTGCAAGATGTTGAAGGACAAGAACATACAGCAGATCCTGGCTCTAGACCTCTTAAGGTTTCAGCATGTTGCAAACATTACGCTGCTTATGATGTTGATAACTGGTATGAGTTTGATCGATTGAAATTTGACGCACAG GTGACTGAGCAAGATATGGTTGAAACTTTTCTTCGTCCATTTGAAATGTGTGTTAAAGATGGTGATGTGAGTAGTGTAATGTGCTCTTACAATCAAGTCAACAAAGTTCCAACTTGCGCTGATCCCATTCTTTTAAAACAAACACTCAGAGAAGAGTGGAAACTTAACGG ATATATAGTTTCAGATTGTGATTCCGTTGAAGTGATACATAAAGAACAGCGTTGGCTTGATGATACACCAGAAGAAGCCGTGGCACAGACCCTAAAAGCAG GTTTAGATCTGGACTGTGGAGTCACTTACCCTAATGCTCTTGAAAATTCAGTCAAGCAAGGAAAAGCTAATGAGGCAGAAATTGATACATCTCTAAAGTACCTCTATGTGGTACTGATGAGGCTTGGATTCTTTGATGGAAGTCCATCTTTTACGTCACTTGGAAAGGATGATGTATGTACTCAAGACCACATTGAATTGGCAGCAGAAGCAGCCAGGGAAGGAATTGTACTTCTCAACAATGTTGATGCAACTTTGCCATTGAACCCTGATGCGTTTAAGACCCTGGCAATAATCGGGCCACTTGCCAATGCTACGAAACAAATGCTCGGAAATTATGAAG GTTTGCCTTGCCAATATGTTTCTCCACTTTCGGGCTTTTCTGCCTTTGGACAAGTGATATACGAACAAGGATGCCCTAACGTAAAATGCCCGAATGATACCTTGATCTTGCAAGCCACCGAAGCTGCTAAGCAAGCAGATGCTACCATACTTGTAGTGGGTACCGATAGAACAATTGAGGAAGAGTCAAGGGATAGATATGATCTCCTCCTTCCTGGTTTGCAGAAGGATTTGATCAACCAAGTTGCTAATGCCTCCAAAGGTCCAGTAATTCTTGTAGTGATGAGTGCAGGTGGGGTTGATATCTCATTTGCTAAGGATAATAATAGAATCAAAGGAATCTTGTGGGTTGGACATCCTGGACAGGAAGGTGGTCGTGCCATTGCAGATGTTGTCTTCGGAAAATACAATCCTG GAGGAAGACTACCCCTTACATGGTATACAGCTGATTATGTGAGTAAGCTACCCATGACATCCATGCCATTACGTCCAGTTGAGGAAAAAGGCTACCCTGGAAGAACATACAAATTCTTCAATGGTTCAGTGGTATATCCTTTTGCATATGGACTAAGCTACACAACCTTTAACTACAAGGTGACGACACCCACAAATGTATCCATCCCTATTAAACTGAATAAGAACCAACAATGTCGCGAGTTGGAATTGACGGACACATCCGTCGAGCAACCATGCCCTTCTGTTGTAGTTAATGATTTAACTTGTGAAGATAAAATAGCCTTTGAGGTTGAAGTCCAGAACACAGGCGACAAAGATGGTAATGAAGTGGTGATTGTGTACTCAAAGCCTGCGGAGGGAATTGTGGGAACTCCTTTCAAACAAGTTGTTGGATTTGAAAGAGTTTTTGTTGCTGCAAAGCAGAGTCAAAAGGTTAAGTTTGAGCTGAATGCGTGCAAGAGCCTGAACATTGTCGACAGCAGTGGTTACAGAATTTTGCCCTCTGGGTTGCACAAAATTGCTTTGGGAACATCATCCGAACAAATAGAAGTAGATGTCAGCTTTGCTAGGTAG